The sequence TGTCGGGGTAGGGAGTGTCCTGGATGTAGGCGATCGGGGAGCCGACCCTCCGCAGCTGGTCGAGCGAGGAGTTCCAGGCGTTGAGGATCTTCGTGCTCCCGGCCTTCGTCGAGCCGTCGATGTAGTTGTCGTACGACGACACGATGATGAGCGAGGGCTTCACGGTCGAGACGATCATGTCGATCGCCGCCTGGCGCCAGGTCAGGCAGGTCGACGACGACATCCTGCTCCCGTCGCCGTTCGGCTTGTAGGCGGCGACCGGGCAGCCCGACTTCGCGAACACGGTGAGGTGCCAGTCGTTCTCCGAGGCCATGGTCTCGAACGCGGGCAGCCACTGGTTGACGTGGCTGTCGCCGAACACGGCGACCGGGGTGCCCGTCTTCGAACCGAGCTCGCAGGCGGCGACGCGGGCGACGGGGGCGTCCAGGATGCACGCGGTCGGCTTCGGGATGTCGCTCGCCGCCTGCAGCGGTGACGGCGAGACGGGGCCGGCGTTCTTGCCCGTGTCGGGGCCGAACGCTGCGGTGAGTGCGGCGCTCGACACCTTCGCCGTCGACGAGCCGAGAGCGGTGACGGCGGTGCCGCCGATGACGAGCGGCGTCGTCACCGTGACGACCATGCAGAGGAGACCGATCGCGACGGTCGGGCCGACGCGCTTGATCGACACGAGAGCGCGCCCGACGGGCTGCTCGACGAACCGCTGCGTGAGCGCGGCCAGACCGAACGCCGCCACCATCAGGAGGCACCGGATCGGCCAAGGCAGAGTGCCGGTGACCATCTCGGTGAAGATGAGCACCGGCCAGTGCCAGAGGTACCACGCGTACGAGACCCGGCCGATGTATCGGACGGGCGGCAGGCTGAGGAGCGAGCCGACCGTTCCGCCGCGGGTGCCGGCGAGGAGTCCGCCGGCGATGACGGCGGCCGTGCCGAGGACGGGCAGGAGGGCCGCGTAGCCGGGGAACGGGGTCTTCGCGTCGTAGGCGACAGCGGAGATGCCGATGGCCCAGAGGCCGCCCCAGCCGACGATCCTGCCCAGGATCGCGCCCGCCCGGGTGCCCTCCGCCGACTGCAGCGCGTGCGCCGTGATCGCCAGCAGGCCGCCGACGCCGAACTCCCACGCCCTCGTCTGCGTGGCCATGTAGGCCCACTTCGGCTCGCTGGTCGTCAGCAGGACCGACGCCGCGAGGGAGGCGAGCGTGATGGTGCCGATCACCGTGGCGAGCAGGACCGTGCCGCGGAGCGGGTTCTTCCGGGCGACGAGCCAGGCGACCAGGATCACGAGCGGCCAGACCAGGTAGAACTGCTCCTCGACCGCGAGCGACCAGAAGTGCAGCACCGGGCTGTCGTCGGTCGACTGCGCGAGGTAGTCGGTGCCGAGCGAGATGAAGTGCCAGTTGGTCGTGTAGAGCGCGGCCGCCAGGAGATCCTGCGCCGAGTGGTAGACGCCGAGGAGCGGCTCGAGGACGGCGGAGGCGATCCCGACGGCGACGAGGACGATGCCGGCGGCGGGGAGCAGGCGCTTGGCGCGACGGGCCCAGAACGAGAGGAGGCCGATCCTGCCGGTCCGGAGCACCTCGCGGGTGAGCTGCCCGGTGATCAGGTACCCGGAGATGACGAAGAAGACGTCGACGCCGGCGAAGCCTCCGGTGAGGCCGGGGACGGACGCGTGGAAGGCGACGACCGCGAAGACGGCGAAGGCGCGGAGGCCCTCGATGTCGGTCTGGAAGTGCGAGCCGCGCGGGCTTCCGGCGGAGCCGTCGCGGGGGCCGCTCGGGCGGGCGCCGGCACCGTCGACGCGGTGGCGGACGGGGAGGTCGACGGAGATGCTCATCGCCACGGCACCATGGCGTCGAATGCGCCGGAGGCGAAGGCCGCGATGAAGGCGAGCGTCGCGGTGAAGCCGATCACCTCGACGACCGTGATCCTGCCGCCGTGGTCGGTGCTGTCTCGGGAGGGATTCGCGCGGGAGAGATTCTCGCGGGTCGGGTTCTCGTAGGTGGTGCGGCGGGGTCCCATCAGGCGGCCTTCCGATCGGTGCGCTCGGGGGCCACGACGCCGATGAAGCTCGCGAGGAGCGGCAGGGCGAGGTACGTGTAGCCGAGGAGGAACAGGCCCATGGGCCAGAACTGGTGGAGGCCGAGACGGGCGACGTCGTAGCCGAACGCGCCCCACGACCAGCAGAAGGTGATCGCGATCGTGACGATGCCGATGGCGGAGATCTGCCTGGCCAGCGAGTTCCGCCTGCCGACGGCCCCGGTCGGGACCCAGCCGGCCGAGCGCCTGGTCAGCTTGTGGATGACGGCGAGCGCGTGCGCGAAGCTGTACGCCATCTGCACCCGCATCACCTCGAAGCGCCACTG is a genomic window of Frondihabitans peucedani containing:
- a CDS encoding acyltransferase family protein, producing the protein MSISVDLPVRHRVDGAGARPSGPRDGSAGSPRGSHFQTDIEGLRAFAVFAVVAFHASVPGLTGGFAGVDVFFVISGYLITGQLTREVLRTGRIGLLSFWARRAKRLLPAAGIVLVAVGIASAVLEPLLGVYHSAQDLLAAALYTTNWHFISLGTDYLAQSTDDSPVLHFWSLAVEEQFYLVWPLVILVAWLVARKNPLRGTVLLATVIGTITLASLAASVLLTTSEPKWAYMATQTRAWEFGVGGLLAITAHALQSAEGTRAGAILGRIVGWGGLWAIGISAVAYDAKTPFPGYAALLPVLGTAAVIAGGLLAGTRGGTVGSLLSLPPVRYIGRVSYAWYLWHWPVLIFTEMVTGTLPWPIRCLLMVAAFGLAALTQRFVEQPVGRALVSIKRVGPTVAIGLLCMVVTVTTPLVIGGTAVTALGSSTAKVSSAALTAAFGPDTGKNAGPVSPSPLQAASDIPKPTACILDAPVARVAACELGSKTGTPVAVFGDSHVNQWLPAFETMASENDWHLTVFAKSGCPVAAYKPNGDGSRMSSSTCLTWRQAAIDMIVSTVKPSLIIVSSYDNYIDGSTKAGSTKILNAWNSSLDQLRRVGSPIAYIQDTPYPDKDVPTCMSAALDDWSSCSFARGDVKEPVEEQALLGNEKQVSLINLTPYLCDTARCPAVRNGLLLYRDESHITASAASALEPAMSQLFEKAGLIHPSK